In the genome of Hydractinia symbiolongicarpus strain clone_291-10 chromosome 5, HSymV2.1, whole genome shotgun sequence, one region contains:
- the LOC130644684 gene encoding uncharacterized protein LOC130644684: MLTRIMLPLDDQRRASEPLSYIKARMYDTLWMMDFYFSPDTTPMWVGWNSIIFQNTNNLQKVWYLPQINQSPTSIAVVAETLRRAQVIANECGKKNISVTYDLAIAKVAMQLQAEESPKFDNIFVALGAFHVEMAMFSASGKYIAESGGPHILNEAGVIEKGSLKSFLLGKCYKRSKRCHQILALAMEILHFQYFLQEREEIQLKEDIQEEIKFIKSQEPLNLHEGHEVSKEVNNVLREYSQFRQDTEKGNHGATAQYWMGYVEMIRLYHDFSRSLRDGNFDLYVCCLPKVANYFFSMNHPNYARWIVRYHDNLLKLKDSHPEVYTEFQRGLFSLRRTQKSFSRLPIDLTLEQTINADAACQRKGISALTNSISARQRWAQSHSIRTSIVSYVFENLGMTKQEDVSQDLKASRMRQNSKDLHQVINMVKETMNPFNDAIEKQYLFNIASGKAASPDTTKFLLNIVSVGSKARDKFIDECSKDPARFEKPIRRQTLHTFATGGTKYNIKAADNKVVAVTMMRDLFGSILYHSLQRKIDMAEVLKYPLTPVPLSLGHVDGKMQKTPKVKLLNELEAKVKTDDPNRVDVNIIDGMFFLHLFVDLPATFGALATFILKRVCASKGNIIHFVLDKMVHPSIKDCERDLRCTERHGAYQITGPEQKRPSNWLNALRNDHFKAALVEFLAFFWENNMHSTVLGNKTVIMNRNDTCYMFRVEGEIVVKTEIVKLFSTHEEADSRILYHLSSIQTPANVVIRTIDTDVLIIALGCLSKLPNSLNIWMETGVYTKNTLRYISINQIYQKLGKNICMALPAYHAFTGCDYTASFSRKGKIRPFKLLEKNESVQDVFKQLGTNLDVTDDAFATLEKFVCSMYGKRNLSSVDEARLVMFLEKYKPKGENEAISCVKKFDGSSLPPCLRVLRQKIYRTKYVAQLWMSSITSEPPNHLPEDMGWLLKDGSYIIKWYEGEMSPKAVDVTSNENYYGFSREVEDFEGFDELSSDDDSDSDDETSDEDV, encoded by the coding sequence ATGTTAACAAGAATAATGCTTCCACTAGATGACCAGAGAAGGGCGTCAGAACCCCTTTCATATATCAAAGCACGCATGTACGATACCTTGTGGATGatggatttttatttttcacccgACACTACACCAATGTGGGTTGGCTGGAATtctataatttttcaaaataccaACAATCTGCAAAAAGTTTGGTACCTGCCACAAATTAATCAGTCTCCAACTTCTATAGCTGTAGTAGCAGAAACATTGAGGCGTGCACAGGTGATTGCGAATGAAtgtggtaaaaaaaacatttcagtaACATATGATCTTGCGATTGCCAAAGTGGCTATGCAACTTCAAGCAGAAGAATCTCCAAAGTTTGACAATATATTTGTCGCTCTAGGTGCATTCCATGTAGAGATGGCCATGTTTAGCGCATCTGGCAAGTACATCGCTGAATCTGGTGGTCCGCATATCCTAAATGAAGCTGGTGTGATTGAAAAAGGTTCtctcaagtcatttttactgggaAAGTGTTACAAGAGAAGTAAAAGATGTCACCAAATACTTGCACTTGCAATGGAGATTcttcattttcaatattttcttcaaGAAAGAGAGGAAATTCAATTAAAAGAAGATATCCAAGAAGAAATCAAGTTCATAAAATCCCAAGAACCCTTGAACTTGCATGAAGGACATGAAGTATCCAAAGAAGTCAACAATGTCTTGCGTGAATACAGTCAATTCAGGCAAGATACAGAGAAAGGAAATCATGGTGCAACAGCACAATATTGGATGGGGTACGTCGAGATGATTCGACTTTACCATGATTTTAGTAGAAGCTTGAGGGATGGAAACTTTGATCTGTATGTGTGCTGCTTGCCTAAAGTCGCAAACTATTTCTTTAGCATGAACCATCCAAATTACGCTCGTTGGATTGTCCGTTATCATGATAATCTTCTCAAACTAAAGGACTCTCATCCCGAGGTTTACACTGAATTTCAAAGGGGATTATTTTCGCTGCGAAGAACCCAAAAGTCATTCTCAAGATTACCAATCGACTTGACATTAGAGCAAACGATAAATGCAGATGCTGCATGTCAGCGAAAAGGTATATcagctttaacaaattctatttcTGCTCGTCAACGATGGGCACAAAGTCATTCTATTCGAACAAGTATTGTGTCATACGTGTTTGAAAATTTGGGGATGACAAAACAGGAAGACGTGTCTCAAGATTTAAAGGCCAGCAGAATGCGACAAAATTCTAAAGATTTACATCAAGTTATAAACATGGTCAAGGAAACCATGAATCCATTTAACGATGCTAttgaaaaacaatatctttttaaTATAGCATCAGGAAAAGCAGCCTCACCAGACACAACAAAGTTTTTGCTCAACATCGTTAGTGTTGGAAGCAAAGCACGTGATAAATTTATTGACGAATGTTCTAAAGATCCAGCAAGATTCGAAAAACCTATACGAAGACAAACATTACACACATTTGCAACTGGGGGAACGAAGTATAATATTAAAGCTGCTGACAACAAAGTGGTTGCTGTAACGATGATGAGAGATTTGTTTGGTAGCATCTTGTACCATTCGCTACAAAGGAAAATTGATATGGCAGAGGTACTGAAGTATCCTCTAACACCTGTCCCTTTATCTCTTGGACATGTTGATGGCAAAATGCAAAAGACCCCTAAAGTCAAATTATTGAACGAGTTAGAAGCAAAAGTAAAAACTGACGATCCAAATCGCGTCGATGTTAACATAATTGATGGAATGTTTTTCCTACATCTTTTTGTTGACCTTCCAGCAACATTTGGAGCTCTGGCAACATTCATTTTGAAACGCGTTTGTGCTAGCAAGGGAAACATCATACATTTTGTTCTAGACAAAATGGTACACCCGAGTATCAAGGATTGTGAAAGGGATTTGCGATGTACTGAGAGACATGGAGCTTATCAGATAACTGGACCTGAGCAAAAAAGACCTTCAAACTGGTTGAATGCATTGAGAAATGATCACTTCAAAGCAGCATTGGTGGAGTTCTTAGCCTTCTTTTGGGAAAACAACATGCATTCAACAGTACTTGGAAACAAAACAGTCATAATGAATCGCAATGATACCTGCTACATGTTTAGAGTTGAAGGAGAGATCGTGGTCAAAACCGAGATCGTTAAATTGTTTTCAACTCATGAAGAAGCTGATTCCAGAATTTTGTACCACCTATCTTCGATTCAAACACCAGCAAACGTTGTGATAAGAACCATAGATACTGACGTGCTGATAATTGCTCTTGGCTGCCTTAGTAAGTTACCTAACAGCTTGAATATTTGGATGGAAACCGGTGTTTACACTAAAAATACATTAAGGTACATAAGTATTAATCAAATATACCAGAAATTGGGCAAAAATATTTGCATGGCCTTGCCAGCATACCATGCTTTCACTGGATGTGACTATACAGCATCGTTTAGTAGGAAAGGAAAAATTCGACCTTTCAAACTactagaaaaaaatgaaagtgtgCAAGATGTATTTAAACAGCTAGGAACAAATCTTGATGTCACAGATGACGCTTTTGCAACGTTGGAAAAATTTGTATGCAGCATGTATGGAAAAAGGAATCTATCATCTGTAGATGAAGCTAGGTTGGTAATGTTTTTGGAAAAGTATAAACCAAAAGGAGAAAATGAAGCAATTTCCTGTGTTAAAAAGTTTGATGGAAGTTCTCTACCACCTTGTTTACGAGTGTTGCGTCAAAAGATTTATCGAACAAAGTATGTTGCACAGTTATGGATGTCATCAATAACGTCCGAGCCTCCAAATCACCTTCCTGAAGACATGGGTTGGCTGCTGAAAGATGGCAGCTATATCATTAAGTGGTACGAAGGCGAAATGTCTCCAAAAGCAGTAGATGTCACCAGCAATGAAA
- the LOC130645949 gene encoding uncharacterized protein LOC130645949, whose translation MRKEKKHKNLKQKLNAASTENFQENIKKYARWLEDKPMLVRIGNEDFVSKEIYYHGMCRVSYQSKAEKTPLAIQERNEKGMERQKLETSWHTARGIHCKAFEGVCAYIDDHILKEKDVILLSEIKNQYHMLLAEIGNEAFEDIESSSAKLEQKLLKHYKESIQIMKGKTRRGNLIFCSTISEEEAFRKEYSMKTKLKAKIRDVAFALRSAIMEIEKCPIPDEVTFADIKKGEVEAPNELIEFFSYLIGGPDQRIVKSNQKQRRIKSIADDVIFAATSGKKKPAKHLQLGLAVKSITGSKKVIEMLNRLGHSVSYSIIEELETELTFTSTKAGNATPHGMKLMSSLGTGVA comes from the coding sequence ATGCGAAAGGAAAAGAAGcacaaaaatttaaagcaaaaattaaATGCAGCATCTACAGagaattttcaagaaaatataaaaaagtatgcacGTTGGTTGGAAGATAAGCCTATGTTAGTGCGAATCGGAAATGAAGATTTTGTAAGCAAAGAAATATACTACCATGGAATGTGCAGGGTCAGTTATCAAAGCAAGGCCGAAAAAACACCATTGGCAATACAAGAGAGGAATGAAAAAGGGATGGAAAGACAAAAACTTGAAACATCCTGGCATACTGCGAGAGGGATTCACTGCAAGGCTTTTGAAGGTGTTTGTGCTTATATTGATGATCACatcctaaaagaaaaagatgttATCTTACTCAGCGAGATAAAAAATCAATATCACATGTTACTAGCAGAAATCGGGAATGAAGCATTCGAAGATATTGAATCGTCTTCAGCAAAACTTGAGCAAAAATTATTAAAgcattacaaagaaagtatacaaATCATGAAGGGGAAAACAAGACGTGGAAACTTGATATTCTGCAGCACCATTTCCGAAGAAGAAGCTTTCAGGAAAGAGTACTCGATGAAGACAAAATTGAAAGCGAAGATTAGAGATGTAGCGTTTGCATTAAGGTCTGCCATAATGGAAATTGAAAAATGCCCTATACCCGATGAAGTGACATTTGCAGATATAAAAAAAGGTGAAGTTGAGGCACCAaatgaattaattgaatttTTCAGTTACCTTATTGGTGGTCCTGACCAACGCATAGTAAAgtcaaatcagaagcagaggcGCATAAAAAGTATTGCTGACGATGTCATATTTGCTGCAACATCAGGAAAAAAAAAACCTGCAAAACATTTGCAGCTTGGACTGGCAGTGAAAAGCATTACAGGAAGCAAAAAAGTGATCGAAATGTTAAATAGACTTGGACACTCTGTTAGCTATAGCATTATCGAAGAACTAGAAACAGAATTAACTTTTACATCAACAAAGGCCGGGAATGCCACACCACATGGTATGAAACTAATGTCAAGTCTTGGAACAGGCGTTGCATGA